A part of Tachysurus vachellii isolate PV-2020 chromosome 4, HZAU_Pvac_v1, whole genome shotgun sequence genomic DNA contains:
- the LOC132844780 gene encoding odorant receptor 131-2-like: protein MNFSAGFAYENFNLSLPQNVSPRESFSSLLTKNIMAMLVWLALSILNGTMTSTFFRHNFFYEDPRYIMFIYMVINDAVQLTVVTGLYVVSYAFSKILVSACCPLIMIAVLSTRSTPLILAGMAIERYVSICFPLHYSHMCTVPRTIWLIGIILVLSITPPLTDLFITLTKEPASFFRSFIFCDHSMLFRDHSIYYKNCAFDSVYFSFVFLALLYTYCKIMLTARAASTDLVSVKKARNTVLLHGVQLLLCMLAFVVPSMQAPLIQLFPQYGLEIRYINFLLVYIIPRFLSPIIYGVRDEKFRKYWIRYLLYRVNSVKTTEHLPQNFRV from the exons ATGAACTTTTCTGCTGGCTTTGCATATGAAAACTTCAACCTCAGCCTGCCACAGAATGTTAGTCCAAGGGAAAGCTTTAGCAGTTTACTTACCAAAAACATAATGGCCATGCTAGTGTGGCTGGCCCTCAGCATCCTCAATGGTACTATGACATCAACCTTCTTTAGACACAACTTTTTCTATGAGGACCCACGCTacataatgtttatttacatgGTCATTAATGATGCAGTCCAGCTGACGGTTGTAACAGGTCTGTATGTG GTGAGTTATGCTTTCTCCAAGATCCTGGTGTCTGCCTGTTGCCCACTCATCATGATAGCTGTTCTATCAACACGATCTACACCACTCATCCTTGCTGGGATGGCCATTGAGCGCTACGTTTCCATTTGCTTTCCCCTGCATTATAGCCACATGTGCACAGTGCCACGCACCATCTGGCTCATTGGGATTATCCTTGTTCTAAGCATTACACCACCTCTCACAGACCTCTTTATAACTCTTACTAAAGAGCCAGCATCTTTTTTTAGAAGCTTTATCTTCTGTGACCACTCAATGCTCTTCCGTGACCACTCCATCTACTACAAGAATTGTGCTTTTGACAGTGTCtatttttcctttgtctttttGGCCTTGCTCTACACATATTGTAAAATCATGTTAACAGCACGAGCAGCATCCACTGACCTGGTGTCTGTGAAAAAGGCACGGAACACTGTGCTGCTCCATGGTGTGCAACTGTTGCTCTGCATGCTGGCTTTTGTGGTGCCATCAATGCAGGCACCTCTAATCCAGTTGTTTCCACAATATGGACTGGAGATACGATACATCAACTTTCTGCTAGTTTACATAATCCCACGGTTCTTGAGCCCGATAATCTATGGGGTCAGAGATGAGAAATTTAGAAAATACTGGATCAGGTACCTTCTCTATAGGGTCAACAGTGTGAAAACTACTGAACACTTGCCCCAAAACTTTAGGGTATAA